In the Drosophila willistoni isolate 14030-0811.24 chromosome 3R, UCI_dwil_1.1, whole genome shotgun sequence genome, GCCAGGGCGACGTCTTGGCTCTTCCGAGTCACTGGGTGAATCTGATCCAGCAGTAGTTGgctaaaaaatcaaattgattttaaaatgcGAATGTAAAAATAGCAGATATAATTACCTTATGATCTCGGGATTGATTCCGTTTGCGTCGTCGCTTTCGCACGTGCCGCCAAATTTGAGGCAAACTTGTGGGTTTCCCCGGACCAAATAAACGTGAAAAACGCAAAACCTTTTGTGGCCGAAAATCCGGAAAAAGTTCACGTACATCCACattttgatatttcgatgGTAATATATCAGCCAAAGGGGTGTCCAGCTTGCGATCGGCATCTGGTGAATGCAAAAAGTTATATCTACATAGATAGATAATTATTGCAAGCATCTTGAATTACCTTTGGCATCCTGACTTTTGGTTTCACCACTAGCAGTGGTCTCCGTTTTAACAATTTCTTCGTTTACAGCGGAACGTGTGGGCGCACTTGGCGGCGGCATCAATTCCTTGTCATCTTTAGCTAAAAACGGATCAAAGTGTAACTGGTGATATAATTACGTTCAATTTTTCAAACATTGTTTCGACTCACTTGTTTTGGTTTCCACTTTGCAGGCAGGAATGGCGTCTTCTAGATCCACTGCTGACGAGGAAGACGCCAGTGACGTGACCTCCTCCACCGGGCAGTCTTCGGATAGCTCCGCAATATCTGAATAATCGATGGCGTCTTCTTGAGCTGTGATGAGACCATCTTCGTTTCCATCTGATTTTGCGTCTCCTTTGAGGGAATCAAAGTCGCCCTCATTTGTATTCGTCGTGGTGGTGTCCTCCTCAGCCTCATGATCGGTTATTACCTCATTTAGCATTGAGTTCAGGCCCAATCTGATAAAAAATTCGATTATTAACCTCTTTTTAATATTCGGCATTTGCCATTTCTCACTTTGACAGAGATCCAAGATTTTCCCTAAACTCGGCATCAAATTTTCCAttcccatcatcatcatccaatAGACGGCCATCGGAATCTATGTTTCCGAACAATATGCCGGTAAGATCCATACCCAAATCATCATCGCTGTCCATGTTTTATGATTTTGTAGACACCAGCAACACTTAAACAAttgaattattttctttcttgtaaatttttatctttttctcatttttcttcttctactttttACCATTGTTTCGCAACACTAACAACCAGTTGCCGCAAAATGACATTGCCGAACACTGACACAACATTCAATTCGCTCCGTCAAATTCGCTgagtcaattaaaaaaaagtaaaccgCTAGCGGTTTAAAAACGCGTGAGTAAACCGCTAGCGGTTTAAAAACGCGTGAGTAAACCGCTCGAACATGTGAGTAAAACGCGCGAACATGTTCGAGTTCGTGAGTAATGTCGAGTTCGGCTCATCTGTTGCGGTTCGCCTCATCGGTTCGAAGTTCGAtgcttttttatacccttgcaaaaagggtatattaattttggtcagaagtgtgcaacgcatagaaggaagcatttccgaccatataaagtatatatattcttgatcagcacgacgagacgagttcaaatcgccatgtccgtccgtccgtccgtccgtctggatcaacgcaaactcctcctagaccgtaagagctacagagctgaaattttgcatgtaggcttgtatatactgcaggcgttgtatatctcggattcagccggatcggatcactatatcatatagctcccatacaaatggcaaagtcacgaacagtgacttttctcaataactttgttattttctgagctattgtcatgaaatttcatattggtgaattaattacacatataaacgactgtgccaaatttgatcaagatcgggtgactatatcatatagctcccataggaacggtctttcgaaaacagtgacttttgtcaataacttcgttacttttgacgcaattgctttcaaattaaacatttgttagtttaatatatctgttaatgactgtgccgaatttgatcaagatcgggtaactatatcatatagctcccataagaacgatcggtggaaaacagtgactttgatcaatatcttcgttatttcctatgctaagattgtaggccgttctttcgcaaagattagcctttttagataaaacgtttttctattttgatggctataggtaaggaaagagttaccaaaaaagttgcaagggtatacaaactttgacgcggtcgaagttagccccggccctctggtttcttttttttttagaaaattcaaataacCGCAATTTCCACTTTTAAGGCAGTAAGACAGTAAGATTTTTTTGTCAATTGTAAGGACTTGATATACTTATCAAACATTACCGTATCAAACATTACCTGCATTTTTCAAACTGCTCGCTGATAGACGAATTCGAATATCATACTATGTTGAAATAACAGGCAACAGGCATACAAAATGTACAAAATGGAAATGTTTGTAaataatttgctttttatatatttatgggATATACGTATTTTTAAGACTCACATTAGCTAATATGCATTTATAactaaatttgttaaattttagtAATACAGAGATATTGGTTGCATGTCTGCCGTTTTCACAAAAGTTCAGTTCATTTCAGTTCGGTTTTCGTCCTCGTTTTGTATTTGGAATTATTTAGTATATTCATTTAAATCCTGCCATCTGGGCCGAGTCCTCGGAAAAGAAATCCAACGATTCGTAGTCGGTAAGCGTTTTGGAAAGAGTTTTCCAGGCTGCGGACATATTATTATATCACATTTGTGGCCTATACAACCTACACATCTGTTGCAGCTACAAGTCAAGCCTGGTTCGCATTTGCTTTCCTCCTGATAATTGTTACAGGACTCATTCAATTGCCGATAACAATAGTAGCGTATTGGACAATAACCGCCATCGATCGCAAAAAAATTACAGTCCTCTGGCGGAATAGTGGGTCCTATAGTGCACAGAACTCTTCTAGAGGGAAAGCCCCTAGGGGTGGAATTTATGAGATTGAATCTTAGAAAAAGTCACAATATATATTCTACTTACAGTGCCCGACTTTGTCGCCAAATTACAAAGAGTATTAGAAGTATTAGAAACCTTCTGCCCCAACGAAATTGAACTTGTGACTGCATTTTAACAATGCAGAGCGGGCCAAAAACTTTCTCTTATGCCGTATCTGAGACCAGTGCTAGCCCTTTTATACGCAAATTGTACCCCTTTTGCCAATTAGTGAATTAATTAACATATATTTGatgaattttttcaaattgcgCACTCAAGCATTAACTGACCCAAGTGTAGGTCAAAGGCAAGGCTCGACCAAATATACATTCATTAATTTATGACTAGGACTCGTGGCCTTTAAGACTGACAGAGTGCATAATTAATTAATGGCCAGAAGCAAAGCAACCAAGCATCTATGATAAGGTCAAGTGCAAGTATTTTTCCCAACAAAGGGGAAACTAATCCCATCTCTATTTATGATCGTGTTTGACATCCAAGCTTCCATCACTAAGCCTTACGTATATACTTCGTCAATATTCAATTCTTTGTTGGGGAATCACAGTCAAATCATTGTCAGCCAGGAACtgaatataataaatattcgTAAGTATTGTGAGCATATTAATGGCATTGAATTACACATTTTATTCTGTTTAAAAGCTCAAAATGTTAAACTGGACAACGCTTTGCAAGCACATTGATGAGGCCgacaaaatccaaaaaatgTCGACTGCTATTATTGAGAATGATCTGAAAGAAGCGGTGCAGCCCATGTTTCCGAACTTTTCCATCACTCTGCATCCATTTGGCTCACGCTTTTTGGGTACTGCTCGATCGAATTCAGATTTggatatttatattaaatgcTGTCAGTATAGTGTGATGCAGACAGATACAGATAATCTAATAACtaaaatttccatttatcATTATTTTTCTTAGATGCCGAATTTATCGAGCTCAATACCAAGTCCGTAATGGTTTCTAAGACTCTCTCAAACATTTCCATGGGCATTCGCAATTCTTCGAAATggctttttttaaatcaatttttatgcGGTTGTCCCATTGTTGTCGCCAGGCATATATCTACTGGAATTCAAGTTGATATAAGTTTTATTAATGAAATGTCCTACAAACAGAATGTGCTGCTTAAATACATGTTTGAAATACAACCAATTGGTGAGTTAGATTCAGATAAATATTATGTTATTCCCTTATGACGAAATCCCAAACGATTTACAGCTCGTTATATGGCTATATATTTGCACCAATGGATCAAAATAACAAACATTAGCAACACAAGTCAAAATTTTCCTGGTTATTTGTTAAATCTTTTGGTAATTTTCTTTCTGCAAAGCAGTGGAAATCTACCCAGCGTTCGGAAACTGCAGGAAAATCTAATCCCGAATACTGGTCGTACGTATTatagaatattattattattagtctcttttgtattcttttATACATATCAACATATTGTAATTTTGTTTCTCAGCTTGGATTAGCGATTtcaatttttacaaattgtcaAAGTTTTCAATGCAGAAAATCGAGCTAACTGCCAAAACATTGAAGGAATGTTTAAAATccttttttacattttattctGATTTTGACTTTGGAAATTATGTCATTTCTCCTTATTTGGGAATGCAAATAAGGCAATCTGAATTTATTAACCATATGCCGTTAGCGTAAGTGTTATTCAGTTTAAACTTTATTGCTTTCTTAAATCGTTAAACATTGCTGTTTACAGATTTCGCCTAAGACGCAACAAAAAGTATTGGGAAGTTTCAATGATTGTCCAAGATTTAATATACTTGACGATGAACAAGAGTTGTGTTTCGAAAGCATCTACTCTAAGTTTTAAACATTATTGtcaaaagtataaaaataCACTTATCATTTAAACCAGATAATGTGAAAAAATCTTAATAAAACAGCTTCCGAGTCTTGTCAGAAATTTGTGGCATGATCCGATTTTGCAAAACTTGTATCTGTTTGTCGTTTGGTTTAGCAGCTATTTCCCATATCGACACAATGAATCAATAAAAAGAACACAAACTGCCCTTTTAACCTTTGTTTTACTATCTCTGCTGATAAGCCAACTTAATTGTTGCAGTCGTTTGCTGCATTTTCTGACTGTTGCTTGTTAAAGGGGGCCCGAAAGTAAGGCGCTTGTCAATTGTAATGTAATGAATAGATAGGGGGTGGTTATTGAGGGATTATCAATCTTTCGAAAGCTTAGCTTTAAATTCCATCTCTTGCGCCAATCTGCCAGTGTGTTAGGTTATTGTAGGACCTTAGAGTGGCATCTATAGCTTAGACAGTATTCCAATGTCGTCGGTTGTAATTGAGCCGAGTAAGTGATTTGTTACGGTCTTCCAGGTAGAATGAAAACGCCCCTTAGCATGGGGATTTCTTTAGTTTTGCTTTGAAATGTTATGACTCACTCATAAAAGCGAAAACTGTTGCTAGCTGATagcgaatttttttttttattttatttaaaagtggaACATGTTTTGCCACCAATTTCCACATTCCCTGCAAAGTAGGCAATATTTATTTCACCTAATATTTTTGTAAACACCCTAAAAAATACCACACTTTTGATACCCTTGCAGAGTGTATTATAacggagacgtttccgactccataaagtataaagttcgagcagagccgatttatattgactgtaacttgtgttctatttatccgatttgattgaaattgataactatatgatatactAGTCCGATCCTGGCGTTTTTCAAATGGGATTGAGCCAACTATTCACAAAGTGCTCCTTTCTCTCGCTCTGTTGCTGATATTGTTTGAAAATTGACGCGTACGATGCGCaatacgttcaagtggcctaCAGAAATGTTTAACGTAATTAAAGCGGAGAGCTGACCACCTCCCACCCCACGGACCAAGGGGCGCAGCCGTTTTTTGAACGATTCAGATTCGGATACAACTgaaaaaatagacaaacacTATAAAATATTTCAGCTACAGTTAAATAAGAAtagttttttttagaaaacGAAGAaagttaaatgttttttttggtggtgTTTTTCGATGTTTACCGATGTTTTTGTTCTACTTGTAAATTATGAGATTTGACAATTTCattatataaatgtttaaaattgtcttgataaaaagtatttttgaacatgtaaactTAAACGCAAAATAaagcatatgtatatattcttgttcttgttccgTATGAATAGCTATATTTAGGAGGCTGGAGTTGGCCTGGAGTGAGCGCAATACTgcgatattttattttttaataggaTTTTGGCTTTGTACGGAtcgtaaaatttttttgaccATCACTTAGTTATAGTCCATAAGTACACCCAAGTCCCTGATAATACTAATAGGTAGTTTGGCAGAGGGCAAGATAGATAAATCCCTTACCCAGTCATATTTTTACCCATTTAATAAagaaattcaaatataaagaAGGTTTTAATACAAAACTTTGATAACCCCAATAATTATTCCATTGACAAATGATTTTCTGatattttttcacattttcttgttttttattattataattattagcATTATTCTTAATAGCATTAATTAAtgttataatatatatatgtatatatatatatatatatatttatttatagtgTATATTTAAATACAATATTTTAGAATTGCTCtacataatattttgtttatgtgAAATACAAACGTAGACTTAATTGATAAACGTAAATTTCTAGCTATACACAAACATGATTAAAAATTGTcacaaattcaattcaaaaacGGAACGACACATGGAAAACTCAAAAGCAGCCGTTTCTAACTAAGTAGTCAAACTAAAAGTAGTTGAATAAACTAAATATGTTTGCATATGCACTATGCAATACAAGAcatgtataatatatatgtatgtgtgtgtttattataaaaaaatagcGTTTATAACTTTTGGGATCGCACGGAAGCGctcaaaaatttatacataATCAATAGATCAATAGATAGATAATAGTTTAGCAGGAGGAGAggagtatgtatgtagtacaaaaaaatgttatgGGTTTGTAAAACTTAGTTGTACCAGTAGCACAGATTACAGATCattatcatatacatatagataaaTACTAGAGACCTACTTAGCAAAaattacacatacacacaacatatatacatatatgtatagtttctttatgtgtatgtacatatcaaTTTTcctttgtgtgtgttatatacattatgaaattgtatcctttcttcttattcttcttctttttaacAACAAATTGTGGCTCTTAATatcacttttttgttttgttttgtttttgttttcgtggGGGGAGTGGCGGGGATTTGTTACGCATAGTTTTTATGGCCTCTTTCAATATTGTTTTGATATttgaaaaaacagaaacaaactATTGCATTGCAcaaaatgtattttgtttttttttttgtttttttttttttgatttatcaGTTTATAGTCTTTGAATTTCGATCTTTAActggtttttactttttttgatgtgatttgatttgttttcttttgatatTTTCGTTGCTAGAGACTACTTATGGACTAACTATagtttaatttgtattttaaattaatttcaaattaatttaaaataagtCTAAATTTTATACAATAATTACAAGCAAATATTAAGggcttggtggtggtggtggtgatgaGGAAGGGAGGGAGGAAGGGGTGGGAAGGATACTAACACTTTAATCTCGTAGCAAGATTGCAGTCAAATGCTGCTGCTTAAAATTTAACATCACGCAGTGGAAAACAATAAACTATCGAAAGTATTTTTGTGGCCTGTACTGTGCTGCTTCTCTGCTAGTCCACATCCTTCTTCTcaattttcaaatcaaatttcgCCACCAATTCCTCAGGTGTGTGTCTGTAAGAAGAAAATcgaataaataaattagtaaactAAGTTAACAATATGAAAAGATCTTAGAAAATAGATTTGATTGGCGGAAATTGAACTTTAGTAATGAAACATTTGAAcattttctttgatattttagcTTACGATTAAGTATTTTTTCAACTTACCCCACTAGATTCTGCAGATCACAGACAAAACGATAGACATAGCGCTTGCCCGCCGTCTTGTGTATGATATTTTTGTCATAATAGTAACGCAGACCCCGACTTAGTTTCTCATAGTTCATTTTGGGTTTATTTTTGCGTATGCCCCAGCGACGTGCCACCTGTTGAGTAGATTGTTGGTTAGTTAACAAGTAACCAAAGACAATGGTCTATTTGATAAGCTTACCTCATCGGGATCGGTGAGTTTGAATTCCCAGCCATCGCCCGTCCATGATATGAAACTTTGGCACGTCTTGTCCAGCAATAATTCGAGCAGGAATTGCCACAACTGTATGGGTCCGGAGCCCGTGAAACAGGGCACTCCCCCTTGGGTGGTATAGCCACCCAGTAGGGATTTGTCCAGACCCAGATAAGCAGCTGGATGCTGATGGGCATGGGCACCCCATTGATCCATGGCCGAGGCCTGGGCGCTCATCTGTTGAAACTGCGGTGCATCGTATGGCGTGAACTCGGATGGATAGCTATCATGGAATCGATTGCGTCCATAGGAGCCATAGAACTCGGAACTGCCGTCCATGTAGCTGTTGCTATTGGTGCTGCCACTACCGTTTCCTGCACTCGATGCCTGACTCTGATGCTCCTGACCTCCGGACATTGTGCTATGATAGTCGCTATCGTCATTGGCACTGCCACTGCCCGGATTACCTCCGCTGCCTCCGCTGTAGTGTccggctgctgctgcagctgccaAATGTGCGGGCAGGCCGTAACTACTGAGATCGGTGGGATCGTTTTGGTTATTTGGACCATTGTAGGCGGTATTACCGCTTACATTACCATTCCCGGTATTCTGTGTACCGGTGCCTGGTTCTTCTTTAAGCTGATGATGGTAAATTGCTGCCATTGCAGCCATATagttaatgttgttgttgttgttattattattattattattgttgttgttattgttgctgttgctgttggtatTGCTGCCCGTATTTGCATGgctattgttgctgttgctgctgctactgttgGCATTGttactgctgttgttgttgttgttgctgctgctgctgctggtgctggtgttgttgttatcgCCGGTATTTGATTGCTGTTGGACAACTGGCGGCAACATAGAGTTATTATTGTTGCTACTACCATTAACATTCTGCTGCGGTGGCGGGCTGTGGTTACTACGATCATGTGCATTGCTGCTATAGCCTGAAgagataacaaaaaaataggTAAAGACAAGAAATTAATACACACAATtgacaattaaattttaattcatttgAGGTAAATTTTAGCGATTTTTATAATCCTTTAATAGCCTAAGATACTTGTATTTTAATATCTAACTAAAAAATTGGTTAGTCTTTTCTTGTTATAGataaaataatattcaaaCTAGTCACTCGGTTTAATTTTCcaatgaaaaatattattgagaTGATGTAGTATATAAAGAGCAAACTAATTGAAAGCtaatcaaatatatattaatattaaaattcatttataataattaatttacatAAGGAAAAAGTCcagaaaagtatttaaaatgaaattgaaacgAGTCATAGAGAAaaatgtatttgaaaatttatttatcatgatgaagtttcaaaaagtatttgaaaatatcaaattttataAACTTATTCTTAATGATTTGGTAGTTTTTGgctaaatttttttaaaattaacaaacaaaaagtttcaaattaatgttattataaattgaatgtgaattttgtaaacaattcaattttttaataattgacATATTAGTAATTTGGCACTGAAAATTTGTCAATACAATTGAATCGCTTCATCTCTTAAATATTATTGGGGCGTTTCTCTccaactcacacacactcaaacacacacacacacagtgaaAAGCAATGGTGTGAAGCAGTTCGAAAACCAATCAAAATCACAGCTCATACCAATACCAAAAAGAGCAAAAGACAAATACAGatacaaatataaaactcacagatacacacgcacacacacagagagacatgtgtgtgtgtacaaccTCCCCAATCTAATGGTCTGCGGCCACattaaaagcaaatacaaTGAAAACTTCACACATTTCGAGAGACGGGCAAAAGTATCTGTGGGATACAAAAACCTGTTGAAatactcaaacacacacacacacacgtaaacatatatacacatgcGCAGTTGCAGCTGACTtgctctcacacacacatgtatggGAATCTTTTTTGTTCGCTCACTTttagagaagaagaaaaagctTTTAGCGCTTCCCATTCGCTCGGGCCAACGATAGACGGTATTGcgcagatacagatacaatGAGATAGAGATACATTGGCGACCTACAGTTGGCTGGCAAGAGAGTTAGACCGGACTGATGATTTGTATTTTGTGTGAGATGATCCCctcctacacacacacacacacacaaacacacaacacCAAGTTGCAGCAGCTTAACTCATCTTTATGTCTATCTGCAGATAcgttttaaaatatatgtatctgACAGCAGCAAATAAAGTATTTAATTGTTACTCCCCCTTGGCCATTTCAACGCATCATCTacccatccatccatccatccatccatccatccatccattcgTTCATCCCCCTTGCCAACCGTGTCAACTTGTTGCGTGTTTGcctgtttgctgttgtttgcCTGTCGCCCAAACACTTAAAAACGAATTACAATTTAATTATGCCACCGCATCTTTTTCTGAGCTGCTCTTTTTTCACACTTCAGcaattgtaattaaaatttctattgCTTGATGTTGGTAAATATTTGCTGACCTGTAGCCGTACCTGAACTAAAGAAGTTGACATCCGAATCTGTGTAATAGGCATTGGAGGTTGTGTGGTTGTTGCTTGTTGCGGATGAtgttgctcctgctgctgctacaactgttgctgttgttgctgttgctgccgctgctgctgctgctgctgctgatgccaCAGATGTTGCCGATGTTGCCGAGTTTGGGGATGTTGAGAAATCAGCACCAGTAAAGGGTATCATATCATTGAAATAACCAAGTCCCAAGGATGCAGCCGTTGTACTATTCAGAGCACCAGCTAAATTGCTGCTGCCAAAACTTTGCGATGAATTGCTTGATGATGAGGTACTAGAACTAGAACCAGATGAGGCTGTATTACTGCCAGTACTGCCGCCGGAAAGacgatgttgctgctgttgttgattGGCTGAGCCataaagttgttgttgttgctgctgttgtagGTGAttatgttgctgctgttgcaaatgcagatgttgttgctgctgctgctgctgatgatgatgctgtaagtgctgctgatgttgctcatgctgctgctgctgttgctgttgctgctgatgaaGTTGATGAGCATGAGCCTGAGCATGATGAtgagaatgatgatgatgatgatgctgagcctgatgatgatgttgtgcCAAATGATAGCTAGGATAATTCTCATAGCTTTGTAGTACCATATTTGTGGCCtctttataattattgtaatcAATTGCCCCCTGACaattgttattaataaaaagttgctgttgctgttgctgcagctgttgttgttgctgttgttgctgctgtatTAGTTTGCTATTCACTGCGTCTTCCTTGTCGCTGACCAAATTATTTGCGGCACTGATTATGGTGGCATTTACTGAGAACGCAGAGGGCGGCATTTCTTCGTTTCGTTTTCAAATTGATCAATACTCAAAAACAACGgaaattgtaaaatataaatGCACGTCGTCATTGACTTGTATTATGCTgatcattcatttcattcaaaAATCTCATCAAAATCAATTCTGCGGGATTTGAACTGTCAAAATTGAACTGGACAATTGACAATCTAGTTGgcgttggagttggagttggattTTGGTTATTGTTAGAGGATCTCCTCTCCTCTATTATGCTGGTGGTACTTGCAGTTgtattaaaattgattttcttttacgtttttatttctttctcttttatttttttttgttttgtcatttGGGGGGgcgaaattta is a window encoding:
- the LOC6648163 gene encoding ETS-like protein pointed isoform X1 codes for the protein MTKCLHNMELAICNPEITSTKFMLPPALPAAAAIATTTSATSAATATTHSFAFLDKAAQLNELFNFNAGHLFKTNPSSNPISNNNFQANPIPSSILSTNINSHNNNNTNTNNSSSNMRLKKNRKVTFLSSLVESKNIFIKEEPVNGCKDLPPPICSLSDISDHEASLDVPTALPPLTPGTNRKVNEVLKASFASWEKEVQNCNITKDPREWTEEHVIYWLDWAKNEFSLVSMNLEPFFNMKGREMVELGKEKFLAITPPFTGDILWEHLDILQKDCEKPNEDIVHGNSFESATTASVCGSDHQVANYQQSTGATSTPNSSSNNSNNNNSNSIASRLSMDYATAAAAAAAAATTGNSDKSNFHSTTPAMSHNGYSSNAHDRSNHSPPPQQNVNGSSNNNNSMLPPVVQQQSNTGDNNNTSTSSSSSNNNNNSSNNANSSSSNSNNSHANTGSNTNSNSNNNNNNNNNNNNNNNNINYMAAMAAIYHHQLKEEPGTGTQNTGNGNVSGNTAYNGPNNQNDPTDLSSYGLPAHLAAAAAAGHYSGGSGGNPGSGSANDDSDYHSTMSGGQEHQSQASSAGNGSGSTNSNSYMDGSSEFYGSYGRNRFHDSYPSEFTPYDAPQFQQMSAQASAMDQWGAHAHQHPAAYLGLDKSLLGGYTTQGGVPCFTGSGPIQLWQFLLELLLDKTCQSFISWTGDGWEFKLTDPDEVARRWGIRKNKPKMNYEKLSRGLRYYYDKNIIHKTAGKRYVYRFVCDLQNLVGHTPEELVAKFDLKIEKKDVD
- the LOC6648163 gene encoding ETS-like protein pointed isoform X3 translates to MTNEWIDWNDSRMLPPLRSANYHQNNQTLLNNNNNYQCFSSKFHLKAHKLQQLPASHGKLKDVPTALPPLTPGTNRKVNEVLKASFASWEKEVQNCNITKDPREWTEEHVIYWLDWAKNEFSLVSMNLEPFFNMKGREMVELGKEKFLAITPPFTGDILWEHLDILQKDCEKPNEDIVHGNSFESATTASVCGSDHQVANYQQSTGATSTPNSSSNNSNNNNSNSIASRLSMDYATAAAAAAAAATTGNSDKSNFHSTTPAMSHNGYSSNAHDRSNHSPPPQQNVNGSSNNNNSMLPPVVQQQSNTGDNNNTSTSSSSSNNNNNSSNNANSSSSNSNNSHANTGSNTNSNSNNNNNNNNNNNNNNNNINYMAAMAAIYHHQLKEEPGTGTQNTGNGNVSGNTAYNGPNNQNDPTDLSSYGLPAHLAAAAAAGHYSGGSGGNPGSGSANDDSDYHSTMSGGQEHQSQASSAGNGSGSTNSNSYMDGSSEFYGSYGRNRFHDSYPSEFTPYDAPQFQQMSAQASAMDQWGAHAHQHPAAYLGLDKSLLGGYTTQGGVPCFTGSGPIQLWQFLLELLLDKTCQSFISWTGDGWEFKLTDPDEVARRWGIRKNKPKMNYEKLSRGLRYYYDKNIIHKTAGKRYVYRFVCDLQNLVGHTPEELVAKFDLKIEKKDVD
- the LOC111519156 gene encoding terminal uridylyltransferase Tailor-like, giving the protein MLNWTTLCKHIDEADKIQKMSTAIIENDLKEAVQPMFPNFSITLHPFGSRFLGTARSNSDLDIYIKCYAEFIELNTKSVMVSKTLSNISMGIRNSSKWLFLNQFLCGCPIVVARHISTGIQVDISFINEMSYKQNVLLKYMFEIQPIARYMAIYLHQWIKITNISNTSQNFPGYLLNLLVIFFLQSSGNLPSVRKLQENLIPNTGPWISDFNFYKLSKFSMQKIELTAKTLKECLKSFFTFYSDFDFGNYVISPYLGMQIRQSEFINHMPLAFRLRRNKKYWEVSMIVQDLIYLTMNKSCVSKASTLSFKHYCQKYKNTLII
- the LOC6648163 gene encoding ETS-like protein pointed isoform X4; its protein translation is MPPSAFSVNATIISAANNLVSDKEDAVNSKLIQQQQQQQQQLQQQQQQLFINNNCQGAIDYNNYKEATNMVLQSYENYPSYHLAQHHHQAQHHHHHHSHHHAQAHAHQLHQQQQQQQQQHEQHQQHLQHHHQQQQQQQHLHLQQQQHNHLQQQQQQQLYGSANQQQQQHRLSGGSTGSNTASSGSSSSTSSSSNSSQSFGSSNLAGALNSTTAASLGLGYFNDMIPFTGAANAYYTDSDVNFFSSGYSSNAHDRSNHSPPPQQNVNGSSNNNNSMLPPVVQQQSNTGDNNNTSTSSSSSNNNNNSSNNANSSSSNSNNSHANTGSNTNSNSNNNNNNNNNNNNNNNNINYMAAMAAIYHHQLKEEPGTGTQNTGNGNVSGNTAYNGPNNQNDPTDLSSYGLPAHLAAAAAAGHYSGGSGGNPGSGSANDDSDYHSTMSGGQEHQSQASSAGNGSGSTNSNSYMDGSSEFYGSYGRNRFHDSYPSEFTPYDAPQFQQMSAQASAMDQWGAHAHQHPAAYLGLDKSLLGGYTTQGGVPCFTGSGPIQLWQFLLELLLDKTCQSFISWTGDGWEFKLTDPDEVARRWGIRKNKPKMNYEKLSRGLRYYYDKNIIHKTAGKRYVYRFVCDLQNLVGHTPEELVAKFDLKIEKKDVD
- the LOC6648163 gene encoding ETS-like protein pointed isoform X2, translated to MELAICNPEITSTKFMLPPALPAAAAIATTTSATSAATATTHSFAFLDKAAQLNELFNFNAGHLFKTNPSSNPISNNNFQANPIPSSILSTNINSHNNNNTNTNNSSSNMRLKKNRKVTFLSSLVESKNIFIKEEPVNGCKDLPPPICSLSDISDHEASLDVPTALPPLTPGTNRKVNEVLKASFASWEKEVQNCNITKDPREWTEEHVIYWLDWAKNEFSLVSMNLEPFFNMKGREMVELGKEKFLAITPPFTGDILWEHLDILQKDCEKPNEDIVHGNSFESATTASVCGSDHQVANYQQSTGATSTPNSSSNNSNNNNSNSIASRLSMDYATAAAAAAAAATTGNSDKSNFHSTTPAMSHNGYSSNAHDRSNHSPPPQQNVNGSSNNNNSMLPPVVQQQSNTGDNNNTSTSSSSSNNNNNSSNNANSSSSNSNNSHANTGSNTNSNSNNNNNNNNNNNNNNNNINYMAAMAAIYHHQLKEEPGTGTQNTGNGNVSGNTAYNGPNNQNDPTDLSSYGLPAHLAAAAAAGHYSGGSGGNPGSGSANDDSDYHSTMSGGQEHQSQASSAGNGSGSTNSNSYMDGSSEFYGSYGRNRFHDSYPSEFTPYDAPQFQQMSAQASAMDQWGAHAHQHPAAYLGLDKSLLGGYTTQGGVPCFTGSGPIQLWQFLLELLLDKTCQSFISWTGDGWEFKLTDPDEVARRWGIRKNKPKMNYEKLSRGLRYYYDKNIIHKTAGKRYVYRFVCDLQNLVGHTPEELVAKFDLKIEKKDVD